In Montipora capricornis isolate CH-2021 chromosome 4, ASM3666992v2, whole genome shotgun sequence, a single genomic region encodes these proteins:
- the LOC138046640 gene encoding uncharacterized protein, with amino-acid sequence MELNSPRGMFYDLLGFLSPYVIRSTLLIQKAWLEARDWDELLPTPHQREWTKWFRELEDLELVNIPRCLKNPSPEMEELSIHTFGDASENAYTAVVYARHVYEDGNITTRLIMSKSRLAQLKAISTKGVTYSVDSINVGYWIQGQSREYKPFIDHRVGDIHDFSAPNQWRYVLTDVNPADFGTRGETVEEHTLTYGGMGPNFSRSQNKTGQSAKNCRKSAEQREKGELKPLEIQNAEEFIIREVQSKVYASEIEALRRNKEILGGSTLAPLNPVSVNGIMRCNTRLRHADDLPYDLKCSIILPKRRNHVTGLIVKYYHELEGHQMGLIYTINHVREKYLVVLVREQVKRVMTECFECARRLRSKPASQQMAPLDCSNPPDLSRSLQ; translated from the exons ATGGAGTTGAATTCACCAAGAGGAATGTTTTACGACCTATTAGGTTTCTTATCACCGTATGTAATCAGGTCCACGTTGTTGATACAAAAGGCATGGCTGGAGGCACGAGATTGGGATGAACTGTTGCCGACACCTCATCAGCGAGAATGGACAAAGTGGTTTCGAGAATTGGAGGATCTTGAACTTGTGAATATCCCAAGGTGTTTGAAAAACCCAAGTCCTGAGATGGAAGAACTGAGCATTCATACATTCGGTGACGCGTCAGAGAACGCATATACAGCTGTAGTTTACGCACGTCATGTGTATGAGGATGGCAATATCACTACTCGATTGATTATGTCGAAGTCAAGGCTTGCACAATTGAAAGCA ATATCTACAAAAGGAGTGACCTATTCGGTGGACAGTATAAATGTGGGGTACTGGATCCAAGGTCAGAGTAGAGAGTATAAACCGTTCATAGACCATCGTGTTGGAGACATTCATGACTTCTCCGCTCCTAATCAGTGGCGCTATGTTCTTACGGATGTAAACCCCGCCGACTTTGGAACTAGAGGCGAGACAGTAGAGGAGCACACGCTGACTTATGGTGGAATGGGTCCGAATTTTTcaagaagtcaaaacaagacTGGCCAGAGTGCAA AGAATTGTAGAAAATCAGCTGAGCAAAGAGAGAAGGGTGAACTGAAGCCATTGGAGATTCAAAACGCTGAGGAATTTATCATTCGGGAGGTTCAGTCTAAGGTGTATGCATCAGAGATAGAGGCATTGAGAAGGAATAAGGAAATCCTAGGAGGAAGTACTTTGGCACCGCTTAATCCAGTATCAGTTAATGGCATTATGAGGTGCAACACCAGACTACGACATGCGGATGATCTCCCATATGATCTAAAGTGTTCAATCATACTGCCGAAGAGGAGGAATCATGTCACAGGACTGATCGTTAAGTACTACCATGAATTAGAGGGTCATCAGATGGGGCTTATCTATACGATTAATCATGTACGGGAAAAATACTTAGTGGTCCTTGTTCGTGAACAAGTGAAAAGAGTCATGACAGAATGCTTTGAATGTGCAAGACGACTTCGATCAAAGCCAGCAAGCCAGCAAATGGCGCCGTTAGACTGCAGCAATCCTCCAGACCTTTCGAGATCTTTGCAGTAG
- the LOC138046879 gene encoding lysophosphatidic acid receptor 1-A-like: MSGSDNRNATNKTEVSSLLASSECIPWIVVLISECVVIVVLNLITMAVFMTQRQMQRRGAYIFIRNLTMTDLLAGVISGPLQIERIGEHCDAWEYTSDVSSWAGLIKFAFLHIFSFASLANLAVISLERAHATYRPSRHLFMSRRVYYVTIAIIWLIAIIREAIQITLGKMPFQDRGNIPLVINSALYIAYYLLVLLVVCICYTSIFIKVRFGPRMNRLDDGVIMRERQLSAILFAVTVASLISLLPVITYICLDLFHPDFTSPKSPVKFHLRMFALTCFISNSLVNPIIYAMRMQGFRTGVRNLLCGGAPADANMAAIPL, from the coding sequence ATGTCTGGTAGTGACAACAGAAATGCGACCAACAAAACCGAAGTGTCTTCACTCCTCGCCTCATCAGAATGCATTCCGTGGATCGTTGTGCTAATATCTGAATGTGTAGTCATAGTGGTCCTCAATCTTATCACCATGGCTGTATTCATGACACAGCGCCAGATGCAGCGCCGAGGCGCTTACATTTTTATCCGAAATCTTACGATGACTGATCTCTTGGCGGGGGTTATTTCAGGTCCCCTTCAGATTGAACGAATCGGTGAACATTGTGATGCCTGGGAGTACACCTCTGATGTCAGTTCTTGGGCTGGTCTGATCAAATTTGCATTTCTCCATATCTTCTCCTTTGCTTCGCTTGCAAATCTTGCTGTCATCTCGTTGGAACGCGCGCATGCCACATACCGTCCTTCCAGGCATCTATTCATGAGCAGACGAGTCTACTACGTCACTATAGCTATCATTTGGCTGATAGCTATTATCAGAGAAGCTATTCAAATCACGTTAGGAAAAATGCCATTTCAAGATCGCGGGAACATCCCTTTAGTAATAAATTCCGCTCTGTATATTGCATACTATTTACTAGTTCTCCTCGTTGTATGCATTTGCTACACTTCAATTTTTATCAAGGTTCGTTTTGGCCCGCGAATGAACCGCCTCGACGACGGAGTTATCATGAGAGAGCGCCAgctatccgccattttgtttgctgttACAGTTGCTTCCCTGATCAGTCTCTTGCCTGTTATAACATATATATGTCTGGATTTGTTCCATCCTGATTTCACTTCGCCGAAAAGTCCTGTAAAGTTTCACCTGCGAATGTTCGCGCTAACATGTTTCATATCAAACTCGTTGGTAAATCCCATCATCTACGCCATGCGCATGCAAGGCTTCCGCACCGGCGTGAGAAATCTACTTTGCGGTGGCGCTCCTGCTGATGCAAACATGGCCGCTATTCCACTTTAA